A genomic region of Catalinimonas niigatensis contains the following coding sequences:
- a CDS encoding DoxX family protein: MEFTQISLYLMAALYILAGINHFISPKMYLKITPEWVPYPDKVNLLVGTAEIVLGILLLFPESRATAACGIILLLLAIFPANVYHYQKARRKGKGVWLTLIRLPVQALLVYWAYLYT; encoded by the coding sequence ATGGAGTTCACACAGATATCCCTCTATCTCATGGCTGCCTTGTATATACTGGCAGGCATCAATCACTTTATCAGTCCAAAAATGTATCTGAAGATTACCCCAGAGTGGGTACCTTATCCCGACAAGGTAAACCTTCTGGTGGGAACTGCTGAAATCGTACTTGGCATCTTGCTTTTATTTCCTGAATCCAGGGCAACGGCTGCCTGTGGTATTATCCTGCTACTGCTTGCGATTTTCCCTGCCAATGTCTACCACTATCAGAAAGCCAGGAGAAAAGGTAAAGGTGTATGGCTTACCTTGATTCGTTTACCAGTACAAGCACTATTGGTTTACTGGGCCTATCTGTATACCTAA